One Fusobacterium sp. IOR10 DNA segment encodes these proteins:
- a CDS encoding DegT/DnrJ/EryC1/StrS aminotransferase family protein — protein sequence MENKQILVTRSSMPNYEEYCREIKDIWDSHWLTNMGIKHKTLEKELKEYLKVSEIKLFTNGHLALECILKAMKLQGEVITTPFTFASTTHAIARCGLTPVFCDINKDDYTMDASKIENLITDKTCAIVPVHVYGNVCNVYEIEKIAKKHNLKVIYDAAHTFGEEINGVGIGDFGDASMFSFHATKVFNTIEGGAVTYKDEKLNKILNDIKNFGITGPETVEYIGGNAKMNEFQAAMGICNLRHVDDEILRRKKVVEKYRERLGSRKGIKLSPIQDGVKSNYAYFPVVFDGYKYNRDEMFQLLQEKNIIPRKYFYPLINDFKCYQDKYSSNDTPVAKHISERVLTLPLYADLDLETVDKICDIILK from the coding sequence GTGGAAAATAAACAAATATTGGTTACTCGTTCATCAATGCCTAATTATGAAGAATATTGTAGAGAAATAAAAGATATATGGGATTCTCATTGGCTTACAAATATGGGGATTAAACATAAAACTTTAGAAAAAGAATTAAAAGAATATTTAAAAGTTTCTGAGATAAAATTATTTACAAATGGTCACTTAGCCCTTGAATGTATATTAAAAGCTATGAAATTACAAGGGGAAGTTATAACAACTCCTTTCACATTTGCTTCAACTACTCATGCAATTGCTAGATGTGGTCTTACTCCTGTGTTTTGTGATATTAATAAAGATGATTACACAATGGATGCCTCTAAAATAGAAAATTTAATAACTGATAAAACATGTGCAATAGTTCCAGTTCATGTATATGGAAATGTTTGTAATGTATATGAAATAGAAAAAATTGCTAAAAAACATAATTTAAAAGTTATATATGACGCAGCTCATACATTTGGAGAGGAAATAAATGGTGTTGGTATTGGAGACTTTGGTGATGCATCAATGTTTAGTTTCCATGCTACAAAGGTATTTAACACTATAGAAGGTGGAGCAGTAACATATAAAGATGAAAAACTAAATAAAATTCTAAATGATATCAAAAATTTTGGTATTACAGGACCAGAAACAGTTGAATACATTGGGGGAAATGCCAAGATGAATGAATTTCAAGCTGCAATGGGAATTTGTAATTTAAGACATGTGGATGATGAAATATTAAGAAGAAAAAAAGTTGTAGAAAAATATAGGGAAAGATTAGGAAGTAGAAAAGGCATAAAATTATCCCCTATTCAAGACGGTGTGAAATCAAATTATGCATATTTTCCTGTAGTTTTTGATGGTTATAAATATAATAGAGATGAAATGTTTCAATTATTACAAGAAAAAAATATAATACCAAGAAAATATTTCTATCCCCTTATAAATGATTTTAAATGTTATCAAGATAAATATTCATCTAATGACACACCAGTGGCAAAACATATATCAGAAAGAGTTTTAACATTACCTCTTTATGCAGATTTAGATTTGGAAAC
- a CDS encoding GNAT family N-acetyltransferase, which translates to MNIEGKLVTLRAIEKEDLEFMRTMLNDSEMENLVVGWAFPVSKYQQEKWYENNIQNQNNLRFIIEDKFGEVIGQANLSNIDWKNRKATRGIKLAKEKIRGKGFGTDAIMTLTKYAFEELQLNRLDIFILEENIVSQKLAIKTGVVIEGKKRNCIFKNGKYHNLLIGGILKSDYKKLIEKNNYWKD; encoded by the coding sequence ATGAATATAGAAGGGAAATTAGTAACTCTTAGAGCCATAGAAAAAGAAGATTTAGAATTTATGAGAACAATGCTAAATGACTCTGAAATGGAAAATTTAGTTGTTGGGTGGGCTTTTCCAGTTTCTAAATATCAGCAAGAAAAATGGTATGAGAATAATATTCAAAATCAAAATAATTTAAGATTCATAATTGAAGACAAATTTGGAGAAGTTATAGGACAAGCTAATTTATCTAATATTGATTGGAAAAATAGAAAAGCAACAAGAGGAATTAAATTGGCAAAAGAAAAAATAAGAGGAAAAGGATTTGGCACAGATGCGATAATGACTTTAACTAAATATGCTTTTGAAGAACTTCAATTAAATAGATTAGATATTTTTATATTAGAGGAAAATATTGTTTCTCAAAAACTAGCAATTAAAACAGGTGTCGTAATAGAGGGAAAGAAAAGAAATTGTATTTTTAAAAATGGGAAATATCATAATTTATTAATAGGTGGAATTTTGAAAAGTGATTATAAAAAATTAATAGAAAAAAACAATTATTGGAAAGATTAG
- a CDS encoding DegT/DnrJ/EryC1/StrS aminotransferase family protein: protein MKEIGGYFQFENLIKNEYHKDLVSLNTGRNALIYVLKAKNIKKVFIPKYICDSVINVLKRENIEFEYFNIRKDFLPIFSKTLEKNEAILIVNCFGQLKNEKIKELKIKYKNIVIDNTQAFFQKPVQNVDTIYSCRKFFGVPDGAYASIDKKLNIELESDLSKDRFKHLLGRYEGEASDYYKEFKTNDKSFIDEPMKYMSKLTSNILGAIDYEKIAEIRNENFKYLHSFLKESNKLNIKIPEVAFSYPLYLENGEEIRERLLKYKIYVPTLWPNVLEENKKGTIEYKYSKNILPIPCDQRYTAEDMKFIIENIKKYLG from the coding sequence ATGAAAGAAATAGGTGGATATTTTCAATTTGAAAATTTGATAAAAAACGAATATCATAAAGATTTGGTTTCTTTAAATACAGGAAGAAATGCTTTAATTTATGTATTGAAAGCTAAAAATATAAAAAAAGTTTTTATTCCTAAATATATTTGTGATTCAGTTATTAATGTCTTGAAAAGAGAAAATATTGAATTTGAATATTTTAATATTAGAAAAGATTTTTTACCAATTTTCAGTAAAACTTTAGAAAAAAATGAAGCTATTTTAATTGTTAATTGTTTTGGACAATTAAAAAATGAAAAAATAAAAGAATTAAAAATAAAATATAAAAATATTGTAATTGATAATACACAAGCTTTTTTTCAGAAACCAGTACAGAATGTTGATACAATTTATAGTTGCAGAAAATTTTTTGGTGTTCCTGATGGAGCTTACGCCTCAATAGATAAAAAATTAAATATAGAATTAGAAAGTGATTTATCAAAGGATAGATTCAAACATTTGTTAGGTCGTTACGAGGGGGAAGCATCAGATTATTATAAGGAATTTAAGACTAATGATAAGAGTTTTATAGATGAACCTATGAAGTATATGTCAAAATTAACTTCTAATATTTTAGGAGCAATTGATTATGAAAAAATAGCTGAAATTAGAAATGAAAATTTCAAATATTTGCATAGTTTTTTAAAAGAATCAAATAAATTAAATATAAAAATCCCAGAAGTGGCTTTTTCTTATCCACTGTATTTAGAAAATGGAGAAGAAATAAGAGAAAGATTATTAAAATATAAAATATATGTTCCAACTCTTTGGCCAAATGTATTAGAGGAAAATAAGAAGGGCACAATAGAATATAAGTATAGTAAAAATATTTTACCGATACCTTGTGATCAAAGATATACAGCTGAAGATATGAAATTTATTATAGAAAATATAAAAAAATATTTAGGATAA
- a CDS encoding acetyl-CoA carboxylase biotin carboxylase subunit family protein: protein MKKILLLGGSTQQIPAIECAKKQGYFTVLCDYLEDNPGQYHADKFYCVSTTDKESILKVAKKEKINGIVAYASDPAAPTAAYVAEKLNLPTNPYKSVEILAYKDKFRNFLAENNFNCPLAKNFNNFKEAKESLEKFKFPVMIKPVDSSGSKGVVKLNSDKNFEKIFNNSLKVSRNRKVIIEEFIEKSHDFIIGGDCFVIDGEVKFWGLLNCHRDTSVNPLVPVGKSYPLMISESQKEKIEVTINRLIKLLNINFGGFNLEMMFDKDDDLYLIEVGPRNGGNMIPDLLKIICDVDMVLLTIECAMGNYNINLENKSSKDSFNATHNIHSSKNGILNEIIFDDSLKSNIIKKVLYKQKEDNIEYFNSANKALGIVFFKFESLEEMKIKLNNINNLIKIDLM, encoded by the coding sequence ATGAAAAAGATATTATTATTAGGAGGTTCAACTCAACAAATTCCAGCAATAGAGTGTGCTAAAAAGCAAGGTTATTTCACAGTACTTTGTGATTATTTAGAAGATAATCCAGGGCAATATCATGCAGATAAATTTTATTGCGTTAGTACTACTGATAAAGAATCAATATTAAAGGTAGCTAAAAAAGAAAAAATAAATGGAATAGTTGCCTATGCCTCAGATCCAGCAGCTCCAACAGCAGCATATGTAGCAGAAAAATTAAATTTACCAACAAATCCATATAAATCTGTTGAAATATTAGCCTACAAAGATAAGTTTAGAAATTTTTTAGCAGAGAATAATTTTAATTGTCCATTAGCTAAAAATTTCAATAATTTTAAAGAAGCTAAAGAAAGCTTAGAAAAGTTTAAATTTCCAGTGATGATAAAGCCAGTTGATTCTTCAGGAAGTAAAGGAGTTGTGAAACTAAATTCTGATAAAAATTTTGAAAAAATATTTAATAATTCTTTAAAAGTATCTAGAAATAGGAAAGTTATAATTGAAGAATTTATAGAAAAATCTCATGATTTTATAATAGGTGGAGATTGTTTTGTGATAGATGGAGAAGTTAAATTTTGGGGGTTATTAAATTGTCATAGGGATACTAGTGTTAACCCGTTAGTTCCTGTAGGAAAAAGCTATCCTTTAATGATATCAGAAAGTCAAAAAGAAAAAATAGAAGTCACAATTAATAGACTTATAAAATTGTTAAATATAAATTTTGGTGGTTTTAATTTAGAAATGATGTTTGACAAAGATGATGATTTATATTTAATAGAAGTAGGACCAAGAAATGGTGGGAATATGATTCCAGATTTACTAAAAATAATTTGTGATGTAGATATGGTTTTATTAACAATAGAGTGTGCAATGGGAAATTATAACATAAATTTAGAAAATAAGAGTTCAAAAGATAGTTTCAATGCAACTCATAATATTCATAGCTCCAAAAATGGGATTTTAAATGAAATAATATTTGATGATTCCTTAAAATCAAATATTATAAAAAAAGTTCTTTATAAACAAAAAGAGGATAATATAGAATACTTTAATAGTGCAAATAAAGCTTTAGGAATAGTATTTTTTAAATTTGAAAGTTTAGAAGAAATGAAAATTAAATTAAACAATATAAATAATTTAATTAAAATAGACTTAATGTAG